A genomic region of Gemmata massiliana contains the following coding sequences:
- a CDS encoding zinc-ribbon domain-containing protein — MPTVTEIPCPNCDTTLKVPDTVLGKKIKCKHCGHPFVAEEPEPARPAKSAKPAKPAKPGGVGVQAKKPEPKKEEPKPADAPYKFQDDDDDDGGAKPNPLGVIAESDVARCPHCAQELDPPDAKVCIHCGFNNVTREKAEQKKVWAPEFGDYMNHLGPGIIGLIICVALIVLDAICLLNMRDWMTGTFLESEQADPTDPSRKAMLVKPGAFITLIWAATIMPIIRTGRFAVKRLAIDNKPLERLKK, encoded by the coding sequence ATGCCGACCGTAACTGAGATCCCGTGCCCGAATTGCGACACGACGCTCAAGGTGCCGGACACGGTGCTGGGCAAGAAGATCAAGTGCAAACACTGCGGCCACCCGTTCGTGGCGGAGGAGCCGGAACCGGCCCGGCCCGCGAAGAGCGCGAAGCCGGCGAAGCCTGCAAAGCCTGGTGGGGTGGGGGTTCAGGCCAAGAAGCCGGAGCCGAAGAAAGAGGAACCGAAGCCCGCGGACGCCCCGTACAAGTTCCAGGACGATGACGACGATGACGGCGGCGCGAAGCCGAACCCGTTGGGCGTGATCGCCGAGTCCGACGTGGCCCGGTGCCCGCACTGCGCCCAGGAGCTCGACCCGCCCGACGCGAAGGTGTGCATCCACTGCGGGTTCAACAACGTGACCCGCGAGAAGGCCGAACAGAAGAAGGTGTGGGCGCCGGAGTTCGGCGACTACATGAACCACCTGGGGCCGGGCATCATCGGGCTCATCATTTGTGTCGCGCTCATCGTGCTGGACGCCATTTGTCTGCTCAACATGCGCGACTGGATGACCGGGACGTTCCTGGAGTCCGAACAGGCGGACCCGACCGACCCCTCGCGTAAGGCGATGCTCGTGAAACCGGGGGCGTTCATCACGCTCATCTGGGCGGCCACGATCATGCCGATCATCCGGACCGGCCGGTTCGCCGTCAAGCGCCTCGCGATCGACAACAAGCCATTGGAGCGCCTCAAGAAGTAG
- a CDS encoding polyprenol monophosphomannose synthase, whose translation MTLASDNPSFEMPATGAIDPTPAQTAPAVSPRTGEPRLLVSLATYNEAGNIAALIADIHKVVPHADVLVIDDNSPDGTGRIAAELAATDPRIQVLHRPGKLGLGTATLAAMKFAMARDYDYLLNMDADFSHPPRYLPGILAGMSKNDVMIGSRYVHGGGTENWPLPRRIISQSVNALVRLTFRMPVKDASGAFRCYRVSMLRDAELDRVRSRGYSFQQEVLFRCYKSGAKLGEYPILFENRRAGVSKVNKKEAARSMSMILYIGLRNVFGLEQRRV comes from the coding sequence GTGACCCTCGCGTCCGATAACCCGAGTTTCGAGATGCCCGCCACCGGCGCGATCGATCCCACCCCCGCGCAGACCGCGCCTGCCGTTTCGCCCCGCACCGGGGAACCGCGCCTCCTCGTCTCGCTGGCCACGTACAACGAGGCCGGGAACATCGCGGCGCTGATCGCGGACATTCACAAGGTCGTACCGCACGCGGACGTGCTGGTGATCGACGACAACTCCCCGGACGGGACCGGGCGCATCGCTGCCGAACTCGCAGCGACCGACCCGCGCATCCAGGTGCTCCACCGCCCGGGCAAACTCGGGTTGGGCACGGCGACCCTCGCCGCGATGAAGTTCGCGATGGCCCGGGACTACGACTACCTCCTGAACATGGACGCGGACTTCAGCCACCCGCCCCGCTACCTCCCCGGCATCCTCGCCGGGATGAGCAAGAACGACGTGATGATCGGGTCGCGGTACGTTCACGGCGGCGGGACCGAGAACTGGCCGCTGCCGCGCCGAATCATCAGCCAGTCCGTCAACGCCCTCGTGCGGCTCACGTTCCGGATGCCGGTGAAGGACGCCAGCGGCGCCTTCCGGTGCTACCGCGTGAGCATGTTGCGCGACGCGGAACTGGACCGCGTGCGCTCGCGCGGGTACTCGTTCCAACAGGAAGTGCTGTTCCGGTGCTACAAGTCCGGGGCGAAGCTCGGCGAATACCCGATCCTGTTCGAGAACCGCCGCGCTGGGGTGAGCAAGGTCAACAAAAAGGAAGCCGCCCGGTCGATGAGCATGATCCTCTACATCGGCCTGCGCAACGTGTTCGGACTCGAACAGCGCCGGGTGTAA
- a CDS encoding RNA polymerase sigma factor, producing MLDPIRHPPDTDEQLLTRLRAGERDVFGTLVRRYERELFGYLRRYLGDDDLADDVFQNTFVQVYLKIQQYEPGRPVRPWLYAIATNQAIDALRRRNRRADQRADAVTSSDEDGQNRPLFELLPTPGDGPPESADRAEQRELVRAAVDRLPDLLRQVVVLAYFQGLKYRDVADALDIPVGTVKSRLHAALARLTEDWNASQESGTGTQEAVQIPNV from the coding sequence GTGCTGGACCCAATACGCCACCCGCCGGATACCGACGAACAGCTCCTCACCCGGTTGCGCGCCGGGGAACGGGACGTGTTCGGCACCCTGGTGCGCCGGTACGAGCGAGAGCTGTTCGGGTACCTGCGCCGCTACCTCGGTGACGACGATCTCGCGGACGACGTGTTCCAGAACACTTTTGTACAAGTGTATTTGAAGATCCAGCAGTACGAACCCGGGCGCCCCGTGCGCCCGTGGCTCTACGCGATCGCTACGAACCAGGCCATCGACGCCTTGCGCCGGCGCAACCGGCGGGCCGACCAGCGCGCCGACGCGGTTACGTCGTCCGACGAGGACGGGCAGAACCGGCCGCTGTTCGAGCTGCTCCCGACGCCCGGTGACGGCCCGCCCGAGTCGGCCGACCGCGCCGAGCAGCGCGAGCTCGTTCGCGCCGCGGTGGACCGGCTCCCGGACCTGTTGCGTCAGGTGGTCGTTCTCGCGTACTTTCAGGGGTTGAAGTACCGCGACGTGGCCGACGCGCTGGACATCCCGGTGGGCACGGTGAAGTCGCGGTTGCACGCGGCCCTCGCGCGGCTCACCGAGGACTGGAACGCGAGCCAGGAGTCGGGGACCGGCACCCAGGAAGCGGTTCAGATTCCGAACGTTTAA
- a CDS encoding anti-sigma factor family protein produces the protein MSDADLIDYLFDVLDPADRSLVAARISADPHAAARLEQLRASVAPVLATAEAEREDTPAPPPGLALRAIARVAQHVVEHEPRAPEPTGSDAISAFLREFSSPAPTELEFGSGTRAKVPGAPRTPRPAPPVSDGPDPQSSGRRFRADLVVAACIAFVGFGLVSSGIAKARQQQRIYACQNSLRTLHVGLAGYADSDPQGRYPQIGTPAHPTADTFAASLSDQGHLPAGFRPGCPAAADYIAYAYTLGFRTPNDEILGLRRADAMAPAGEEHDLMPIAADFPTASAAPFAGPVSPHSSCMNVLFVGGNVRPTTSALVGPGGDDIYRNLFGQVSAGATRTDAVLGRPGDRP, from the coding sequence ATGTCGGACGCAGACCTGATCGACTACCTGTTTGACGTACTCGACCCGGCCGACCGGAGTCTGGTGGCCGCGCGCATCAGCGCCGACCCGCACGCGGCCGCGCGCCTGGAACAGCTCCGGGCCAGCGTCGCCCCGGTGCTCGCGACCGCAGAAGCCGAGCGCGAAGACACTCCGGCCCCGCCCCCGGGGCTGGCACTGCGTGCGATCGCCCGCGTCGCGCAACACGTCGTGGAACACGAACCGCGTGCGCCCGAACCGACGGGTTCCGACGCGATCTCCGCGTTCTTACGTGAGTTCTCTTCCCCCGCACCGACCGAACTCGAATTCGGCTCGGGCACCCGTGCAAAGGTGCCCGGCGCGCCGCGAACGCCCCGCCCGGCCCCGCCGGTAAGCGACGGCCCGGACCCGCAATCCTCCGGGCGCCGGTTCCGCGCCGACCTGGTCGTGGCCGCGTGCATCGCGTTCGTCGGGTTCGGGCTGGTTTCGTCCGGGATCGCGAAGGCCCGGCAGCAGCAGCGGATCTACGCCTGCCAGAACAGCCTCCGCACGCTGCACGTCGGGCTGGCCGGTTACGCAGACTCTGACCCACAGGGGCGCTACCCACAAATCGGCACACCCGCACACCCGACCGCTGATACGTTCGCTGCGTCACTGAGCGACCAGGGCCATTTGCCGGCCGGGTTCCGGCCCGGGTGCCCCGCCGCCGCGGACTACATCGCTTACGCCTATACGCTCGGTTTCCGCACCCCGAACGACGAGATCCTTGGGCTGCGCCGGGCCGATGCGATGGCGCCTGCGGGCGAAGAGCACGACCTGATGCCGATCGCCGCCGACTTCCCCACCGCGAGCGCGGCCCCGTTCGCCGGGCCGGTTTCTCCGCACTCGAGCTGTATGAACGTGCTCTTCGTGGGTGGGAATGTGCGTCCCACGACGTCGGCGCTCGTCGGGCCGGGCGGCGACGACATCTACCGCAACTTGTTCGGCCAAGTGAGCGCTGGCGCCACCCGCACCGACGCGGTCCTCGGGCGCCCCGGCGATCGACCGTGA
- a CDS encoding HD domain-containing phosphohydrolase, with protein MKRPLRLRGISGEIKGQVWESDSLLRAGRLGSLEIVLDDSSVSRRHAEVRRGDDGWFVRDLESTNGTYVNGVRIGQGDQPLKARDIVQFGKVAVIVELVDATVDGPPSNQHVVAAAVSSFDEGLRRIAFDRNHMPRAGEQMFALLRAGHHFVNTQSEDQLLDAVLNDAVSVLEAQRGAIVLAESDTPDPKMRLRALAVGQGEPPGRFHYSKKLTQRCFASGVSLLYSTLTDAEESKLTQSIADGAMASVLCVLLRTPRKRLGVLHLDRSFWQNPFTEDDLHLADALAAHVSAAIESAQLLRRQKEQFLKTVTVLAQAVELRDDYTGNHTQRVTRYATMLGEKLELPDDQLELIKIGGPLHDIGKIGIDDAILRKPGRLTSEEYECMKTHTTKGAEILSSIPEMGPIIPIVRSHHERWDGAGYPDKLVAEEIPLLARIVAVADAFDAMTSNRPYHENKKGKPPSWAFAEVERQAGKQFDPTCAAAFLSIREEIVRAMAELLPGSELEDPEPLTVTGYVHDPRG; from the coding sequence GTGAAACGTCCCCTACGACTCCGCGGAATCAGCGGCGAAATCAAAGGGCAGGTCTGGGAATCAGACTCGCTCTTGCGCGCCGGCCGCCTCGGGTCGCTCGAAATCGTGCTCGACGACAGCTCCGTGAGCCGGCGCCACGCGGAAGTGCGGCGCGGCGACGACGGGTGGTTCGTGCGCGACCTGGAGAGCACCAACGGGACTTACGTCAACGGCGTGCGCATCGGCCAGGGCGACCAGCCGTTAAAAGCCCGCGACATCGTTCAGTTCGGTAAAGTGGCGGTCATCGTCGAACTGGTGGACGCGACGGTCGACGGTCCACCGTCGAACCAGCACGTGGTCGCCGCGGCCGTGTCGAGCTTCGACGAGGGGCTGCGCCGGATCGCGTTCGACCGCAACCACATGCCCCGCGCCGGCGAACAGATGTTCGCGCTCCTCCGCGCCGGGCACCACTTCGTGAACACGCAGAGCGAGGACCAGCTCCTCGACGCGGTCCTCAACGACGCGGTCAGCGTACTCGAAGCCCAGCGCGGTGCGATCGTGCTGGCCGAGAGCGACACCCCCGACCCCAAGATGCGTCTGCGGGCGCTGGCGGTCGGCCAGGGCGAACCGCCGGGGCGGTTCCACTACTCGAAGAAGCTCACCCAGCGCTGCTTCGCGAGCGGCGTCTCGCTGCTCTACAGCACCCTCACCGACGCCGAGGAATCGAAGCTCACCCAGAGCATCGCGGACGGCGCGATGGCGAGCGTGCTGTGCGTGCTGCTCCGCACCCCGCGCAAGCGCCTGGGCGTGTTGCACCTCGACCGGAGCTTCTGGCAGAACCCGTTCACCGAGGACGACCTGCACCTCGCCGACGCGCTGGCGGCGCACGTGTCCGCGGCGATCGAGAGCGCGCAACTCCTGCGCCGGCAAAAGGAACAGTTCCTCAAGACGGTCACGGTGCTCGCCCAGGCGGTCGAACTGCGGGACGACTACACGGGCAACCACACGCAGCGCGTGACGCGCTACGCGACCATGCTCGGCGAGAAGCTCGAACTGCCCGACGACCAGCTCGAACTCATCAAGATCGGCGGCCCGCTCCACGACATCGGCAAGATCGGGATCGATGACGCGATCCTGCGCAAACCGGGGCGGCTCACGAGCGAAGAGTACGAGTGCATGAAAACGCACACGACGAAGGGGGCCGAGATCCTTTCGTCGATCCCGGAAATGGGACCGATCATCCCGATCGTGCGGAGCCACCACGAGCGCTGGGACGGCGCGGGCTACCCGGACAAACTCGTCGCAGAAGAAATCCCCCTACTGGCGCGCATCGTGGCAGTCGCGGACGCATTCGACGCGATGACCTCGAACCGGCCGTACCACGAGAACAAGAAGGGCAAGCCGCCGTCGTGGGCGTTCGCCGAAGTGGAGCGCCAGGCCGGTAAGCAGTTCGACCCGACTTGCGCCGCAGCGTTCCTGAGTATCCGCGAAGAAATCGTCCGCGCGATGGCCGAACTGCTACCCGGGAGCGAACTCGAAGACCCGGAGCCGCTCACGGTGACCGGGTACGTTCACGACCCACGCGGCTGA
- a CDS encoding SRPBCC family protein, which yields MAESRFVYVTYIRTTTEKLWRALLEPEFTRRYWFETWHESEWAPNSPWRLMLPDGRVGHSGAVVEIEPHRRLVLSWRAEFKPELRAEGHSRVTFELEPQGDSVKLTVTHQIDTAESKLVKTLSAGWPHLLASLKSLLETGEPLAETSRWPKGL from the coding sequence ATGGCCGAGTCGCGGTTCGTTTACGTCACGTACATTCGCACGACCACGGAAAAACTGTGGCGGGCGCTCCTCGAACCCGAGTTCACGCGCCGGTACTGGTTCGAGACGTGGCACGAATCCGAATGGGCGCCGAACTCCCCGTGGCGCCTCATGCTCCCCGACGGGCGCGTGGGGCACAGCGGCGCGGTGGTCGAAATCGAACCGCACCGGCGCCTCGTCCTGTCGTGGCGCGCGGAGTTCAAGCCGGAGCTGCGCGCCGAGGGGCACTCGCGCGTGACGTTTGAACTCGAACCGCAGGGCGATTCGGTCAAACTCACCGTCACCCACCAAATCGATACGGCCGAGTCCAAGCTCGTCAAAACGCTGTCCGCCGGTTGGCCGCACCTGCTGGCCAGCCTCAAGAGCCTCCTCGAAACGGGCGAACCGCTCGCCGAAACCAGCCGCTGGCCCAAGGGCCTTTGA
- a CDS encoding flavodoxin family protein, giving the protein MSKTQPIVRVAVVFHSGYGHTAKQAQAVAAGAATVTGTETQLIPVESAEASWGDLEHADAIVFGAPTYMAGPSAQFKAFQDASSRKVLATGFKWRDKIAAGFSNSGSRSGDKLATLIQIALFAAQHGMHWVNLGLPPANNSSTGSDADLNRLGFFLGAGAQSNVDQGPDVAPPESDLTTARHLGQRVALVASQFARGRVV; this is encoded by the coding sequence GTGTCAAAAACACAGCCAATCGTCCGCGTCGCGGTCGTTTTCCACAGCGGTTACGGACACACGGCCAAACAAGCTCAGGCCGTCGCCGCCGGCGCCGCGACCGTCACAGGAACCGAAACGCAGTTGATCCCGGTCGAGAGCGCGGAAGCCTCGTGGGGCGACCTGGAGCACGCGGACGCGATCGTCTTCGGCGCGCCGACCTACATGGCCGGCCCCTCCGCGCAGTTCAAAGCCTTTCAGGACGCGAGTTCGCGCAAGGTCTTGGCCACGGGCTTCAAGTGGAGGGACAAGATCGCGGCCGGCTTCAGCAACTCCGGGTCGCGCTCCGGCGACAAGTTGGCCACGCTGATTCAGATCGCACTGTTCGCGGCGCAGCACGGTATGCACTGGGTCAACCTGGGCCTCCCGCCGGCCAACAACTCGTCCACGGGCTCGGACGCAGACCTGAACCGGCTCGGGTTCTTCCTGGGTGCGGGCGCTCAGTCCAACGTCGACCAGGGGCCAGACGTCGCGCCGCCCGAATCCGACCTGACCACCGCCCGGCACTTGGGCCAGCGCGTGGCGCTGGTCGCGTCACAGTTCGCGAGAGGGCGCGTGGTGTAA
- a CDS encoding endonuclease/exonuclease/phosphatase family protein, with translation MSRRKRRVLWVLAALGSFVLLVVGLFALNGLVLADRQTPRMRHFADMPVAPTRSAPGEVTFISYNIAKGFAHKGGVNFESREIVEAKLKRMAEVLRAEQPDVVFLSEALTELTPCDIDQVAYLARECGLPFVATGENYNLGLPFYRVVGGNAVLSRTPLTPVANFDLAGRQPFWVSKNNRRALFVSVEFGGKPVLMGALHNDSFDMRNNAVQMQQLLDFIGDRPAILAGDFNNRPKDRSIALVRDSGKFVGEFDGAPSFFEGKRAERLDYILVPAGWELIESRVIPDDTSDHRAVVGRFKVK, from the coding sequence ATGAGTCGCAGGAAGCGCCGCGTGCTGTGGGTTCTGGCCGCGCTCGGGTCGTTCGTGCTGCTGGTGGTCGGGCTGTTCGCGCTGAACGGGCTGGTACTCGCGGACCGGCAGACTCCGCGCATGCGCCACTTCGCGGACATGCCCGTCGCGCCGACGCGGTCCGCGCCCGGCGAGGTCACGTTCATCAGCTACAACATCGCGAAGGGGTTCGCGCATAAGGGCGGGGTAAATTTCGAGTCGCGCGAGATCGTGGAAGCCAAGCTCAAGCGGATGGCGGAAGTTCTCCGTGCCGAGCAGCCCGATGTAGTGTTCCTGTCGGAAGCGCTCACCGAACTCACACCGTGCGACATCGATCAGGTCGCGTACCTGGCGCGCGAGTGCGGGCTGCCGTTCGTCGCGACCGGCGAGAACTACAACCTCGGGCTGCCGTTCTACCGCGTCGTCGGCGGGAACGCGGTGCTCTCGCGCACGCCGCTCACGCCCGTCGCGAACTTCGATCTTGCGGGGCGCCAGCCGTTCTGGGTGTCGAAGAACAACCGGCGCGCGCTGTTCGTCTCGGTGGAGTTCGGCGGCAAGCCCGTGCTGATGGGGGCGCTGCACAACGACTCGTTCGACATGCGGAACAACGCGGTGCAGATGCAGCAGTTGCTCGATTTCATCGGCGACCGCCCCGCGATCCTGGCGGGCGATTTCAACAACCGCCCGAAGGACCGCTCCATCGCACTCGTGCGCGACTCGGGCAAGTTCGTCGGCGAGTTCGACGGTGCCCCGTCGTTCTTCGAGGGCAAGCGGGCCGAGCGCCTCGACTACATCCTCGTCCCCGCCGGGTGGGAGCTGATCGAGTCGCGCGTGATCCCCGACGACACCTCCGACCACCGGGCCGTCGTGGGGCGGTTCAAGGTGAAGTGA
- a CDS encoding C80 family cysteine peptidase: protein MSKYDGQIVLGFKQPGATGIEIENWVRELNVKFLTSNATSRARGHFEVLRSNDSFGLKAVMNRLAPLFSDRSNIRIYLVGHGGWKHKTLGGEYSNYFITWMFSGSFLKNATNIGVVNLMACELGVGPTSSGGMSDLGVHSTNSFASEFHRKLKEKAGIATTVHAYPTEVKVRYGGMKSQFDPKLGADRRMYKKHIYYWSGDQQMFRGADYTADQRPE from the coding sequence ATGTCGAAGTACGACGGCCAAATCGTGCTGGGGTTCAAGCAGCCGGGTGCCACGGGCATCGAGATCGAGAACTGGGTGCGCGAACTCAATGTCAAGTTCTTAACCTCGAACGCGACCTCTCGAGCCCGAGGGCATTTTGAGGTTCTCCGGTCCAACGACAGTTTCGGGCTCAAAGCGGTGATGAACCGGCTCGCACCGCTGTTCTCGGATCGGAGCAACATCCGCATTTACCTCGTGGGCCACGGGGGGTGGAAACACAAAACTCTCGGTGGAGAGTACTCGAACTACTTCATTACCTGGATGTTCTCCGGTTCCTTCCTCAAAAACGCGACTAACATAGGCGTGGTCAACCTCATGGCGTGCGAGCTCGGTGTCGGACCGACCAGCTCGGGTGGTATGAGCGACCTCGGTGTACATTCCACAAATTCTTTCGCGAGCGAGTTCCATCGGAAGCTGAAGGAGAAGGCCGGGATCGCTACCACGGTCCACGCGTACCCCACCGAGGTCAAGGTCCGGTACGGTGGGATGAAGTCCCAGTTCGACCCGAAACTCGGGGCCGACCGGCGCATGTACAAGAAACACATCTACTACTGGTCCGGGGACCAGCAGATGTTCCGCGGGGCCGACTACACGGCCGACCAACGGCCCGAATAG
- a CDS encoding IS66 family transposase, translating to MLRRARELRGCASRGAVRFPRQVIALFTEAIHGCNGYVPGAWTDNQLDAHRVSFDDRLLGLVSRPRAVPEYATLARHLRNPFEQWFAFVFDPRIEPTNWQAEQAIRPAVVNRKVWGGNRTAAGLRAQGVLMSVFETCHRQAHSVVDHVGQTLRWFGSRLLPRPLLFGG from the coding sequence GTGCTCCGCCGCGCCCGGGAGTTGCGGGGGTGTGCCTCGCGCGGGGCTGTCCGGTTCCCGCGGCAGGTGATCGCCCTGTTCACCGAGGCGATCCACGGGTGCAACGGGTACGTGCCGGGGGCGTGGACCGACAACCAACTCGACGCCCACCGGGTGTCGTTCGACGACCGCCTGCTGGGGTTGGTGAGCCGACCGCGGGCGGTGCCGGAGTACGCGACCCTGGCGCGGCACCTGCGGAACCCCTTCGAGCAGTGGTTCGCGTTCGTGTTCGATCCGCGGATCGAGCCGACGAACTGGCAGGCCGAACAAGCCATTCGCCCGGCGGTCGTGAATCGGAAGGTGTGGGGCGGTAACCGGACCGCCGCGGGCTTGAGGGCACAGGGCGTGTTGATGTCCGTGTTCGAGACGTGCCACCGCCAGGCGCATTCCGTCGTGGATCACGTCGGCCAGACGTTGCGATGGTTCGGCAGCCGACTACTGCCGCGCCCGCTGCTGTTCGGTGGGTGA